From Solanum lycopersicum chromosome 8, SLM_r2.1, the proteins below share one genomic window:
- the LOC101256203 gene encoding uncharacterized protein, with the protein MSNLSKLEFVALDISGKNYLSWILDAEIHLAAKGLDATITQGNEASTQDKTKAMIFLCHHLDEGLKIEYLTVKDPLELSTDLKGRYDHLKATVLPRARYEWMQLWFQDFKTVIEYNSVVFRITSQLKLCGETIKDEDMLEKTFTTFHASNVILQQQYHEKACLTGAAPLQEANVVEARDQSEVKRDDHRGYNNARGYNNARRHGKDKRRYTNPQGGGHNKRENNMSSQNNPSKSNYCCCGMKGHWKNECRTYEHFVRLYQNSFKKKGNKSGASSSNARAE; encoded by the exons atgtCGAATTTATCCAAACTTGAGTTTGTGGCATTAGATATTTCTGGAAAGAATTATCTTTCATGGATACTCGATGCTGAGATTCACTTGGCTGCTAAAGGTCTTGATGCCACTATTACTCAGGGAAATGAAGCATCGACTCAAGATAAGACGAAGGCTATGATTTTCCTTTGTCATCATCTTGATGAGGGCCTAAAGATTGAATATCTGACGGTGAAAGATCCACTTGAATTGTCGACTGATTTAAAGGGGAGATATGACCACCTAAAGGCAACAGTGTTGCCAAGAGCTCGTTATGAGTGGATGCAACTATGGTTTCAAGATTTTAAGACAGTAATTGAATACAACTCTGTTGTATTCAGGATAACCTCCCAGTTGAAATTATGTGGAGAaactataaaagatgaggacatgTTGGAAAAGACATTTACTACTTTCCATGCCTCAAATGTGATATTGCAGCAACAATATCATGAAAAGG ctTGTCTCACTGGAGCTGCTCCATTACAGGAGGCAAATGTGGTGGAAGCACGTGATCAATCTGAAGTAAAAAGAGATGATCATAGGGGATATAATAATGCACGGGGATATAATAATGCACGGAGACATGGCAAAGATAAAAGACGATACACTAATCCTCAAGGTGGTGGTCATAATAAAAGGGAGAACAACATGAGCTCTCAAAATAACCCCTCAAAAAgtaattattgttgttgtggCATGAAAGGCCATTGGAAGAATGAATGTCGCACATATGAACATTTTGTAAGGCTCTATCAAAATTCctttaaaaagaaaggaaataaaagtggTGCTTCCTCTTCCAATGCTCGAGCTGAGTAA
- the LOC101263737 gene encoding DEAD-box ATP-dependent RNA helicase 3, chloroplastic, whose product MASSSSIIGVSSIYQTNPSLELSRRPTATPPLSLPFSIEKSNFHVHVRLRRPFLASAVVTPTSSVLSEEAFKGIGGFGKDSLNVSESEYDSEDEVEDNESNEDELSVSKLGLPHRLVDALEKRGITQLFPIQRAVLVPALEGRDIIARAKTGTGKTLAFGIPVLKKLSTDEEMRNTQRRGRLPKVLVLAPTRELANQVEKEMKESAPYLNTVCIYGGVSYATQQNALSRGVDVVVGTPGRLIDLINNNTLKLGEVEYLVLDEADQMLAVGFEEDVEVILEKLPPQRQSMLFSATMPGWVKKLSRKYLNNPLTIDLVGDQDEKLAEGIKLYALSATSTSKRSILGDLVTVYAKGGKTIVFTQTKRDADEVSMALSNSISSEALHGDISQHQRERTLNGFRQGKFTVLVATDVASRGLDIPNVDLVIHYELPNDPETFVHRSGRTGRAGKEGIAILMYTGSQRRTVRSLERDVGCKFEFVSPPSVKEVLESSAEHVVAALNGVHPESVEYFIPTAQQLMEQQGVNSLAAALALLGGFSKPPSSRSLITHEQGWTTLQLTRDSETSRGFLSARSVTGFLSDVYSPAADEVGKIHLIADERVQGAIFDLPEETAADLLNQELPPGNTISKITKLPALQDDGPAGDFYGRFSSRDTRGTRGGLRDRRGRYSQGSSSGRYSDNDDDNWGNDSRSRGGRTRRGGSDWLISGDRDKRSSRSFSGGSRDRSFGGACFNCGRSGHRASECPNKRDY is encoded by the exons ATGGCCTCTTCTTCTTCCATTATAGGAGTTTCCTCCATATACCAAACCAATCCTTCACTCGAACTTTCTCGAAGACCCACTGCTACTCCTCCTCTATCTCTTCCTTTCTCCATTGAAAAATCCAATTTTCATGTTCATGTTCGTCTCAGACGTCCTTTTCTGGCTTCTGCTGTAGTAACTCCTACTTCTTCGGTGCTAAGTGAAGAAGCCTTTAAAGGAATTGGGGGTTTTGGGAAGGATTCTTTGAATGTTAGTGAAAGTGAATATGATTCTGAGGATGAGGTTGAGGATAATGAGTCAAATGAGGATGAACTTTCTGTTTCTAAACTTGGTTTACCTCACAGGCTTGTTGACGCTCTTGAGAAGCGTGGAATTACTCAACTTTTCCCAATTCAG AGAGCTGTTCTAGTGCCTGCACTGGAGGGTCGGGATATAATTGCTCGTGCAAAGACAGGGACGGGGAAGACACTCGCCTTTGGTATTCCAGTATTGAAAAAGCTTAGTACAGATGAAGAAATGAGAAATACTCAGAG ACGGGGACGGCTTCCCAAAGTTTTGGTACTTGCACCTACTCGAGAGTTAGCCAATCAAGTTGAGAAGGAAATGAAAGAGTCGGCACCGTACTTGAACACAGTCTGCATATACGGAGGCGTTTCTTATGCTACGCAGCAAAATGCACTTTCCCGTGgggttgatgttgttgttggaaCTCCAGGTAGACTTATTGACCTGATAAACAATAACACCTTGAAACTTGGGGAGGTGGAATATTTGGTCCTCGACGAGGCTGATCAAATGCTCGCAGTTGGATTTGAGGAAGATGTGGAAGTTATTTTGGAAAAACTTCCACCACAGAGGCAAAGCATGCTTTTCTCAGCCACCATGCCTGGCTGGGTAAAGAAACTGTCTAGGAAGTACTTGAACAATCCTTTGACAATTGACTTG GTTGGTGATCAAGATGAAAAGCTGGCAGAGGGGATCAAGCTTTATGCTCTATCAGCTACATCAACATCAAAACGATCTATACTTGGTGATCTTGTTACA GTTTATGCAAAGGGTGGAAAGACAATTGTTTTTACACAGACAAAACGAGATGCTGATGAGGTTTCAATGGCATTATCAAATAGCATTTCTTCTGAGGCATTGCATGGTGACATTTCTCAACATCAGAGGGAAAGAACACTAAATGGATTTAGGCAAGGAAAATTCACTGTGCTTGTTGCGACTGACGTTGCATCTCGTGGTCTTGATATACCTAATGTTGACTTA GTAATCCATTATGAATTACCCAACGATCCAGAAACTTTTGTTCATCGCTCTGGTCGAACTGGCCGTGCTGGAAAAGAAGGCATTGCTATTCTGATGTACACAGGTAGTCAAAGGCGAACTGTCAGATCTCTCGAACGTGATGTTGGGTGCAAGTTTGAATTCGTTAGTCCTCCATCTGTCAAAGAGGTTTTAGAGTCATCAGCTGAACATGTGGTGGCTGCACTTAATGGAGTTCATCCCGAATCTGTTGAGTACTTCATTCCAACTGCGCAACAGTTGATGGAGCAACAAGGAGTGAATTCCCTTGCTGCTGCACTTGCTCTTTTGGGTGGATTTTCCAAACCGCCATCTTCTCGATCTCTAATAACTCATGAACAG GGGTGGACTACATTACAGCTGACACGTGATTCTGAAACTTCCCGAGGATTCCTGTCGGCAAGATCTGTTACTGGTTTCCTCTCTGATGTCTATTCACCAGCTGCTGATGAAGTTGGCAAAATTCACCTAATTGCAGATGAAAGG GTTCAGGGGGCCATCTTTGATCTTCCTGAGGAGACTGCTGCAGATCTACTAAATCAGGAATTACCTCCTGGAAATACTATTTCCAAGATTACCAAG TTACCTGCTTTACAAGACGATGGGCCAGCTGGTGATTTCTATGGGAGGTTTTCAAGCAGGGATACTAGGGGGACACGAGGAGGTTTAAGAGACCGTAGAGGCAGATATTCCCAGGGTTCTTCTAGTGGCCGTTACtctgataatgatgatgataattggGGGAATGACTCTAGGTCGCGAGGTGGCCGGACAAGAAGGGGAGGAAGTGATTGGCTGATCAGTGGTGATAGGGATAAGCGCTCTAGCAGGTCTTTTTCTGGAGGAAGCAGAGACAG AAGCTTTGGTGGTGCATGTTTCAATTGTGGGCGCAGTGGTCACCGAGCATCTGAATGCCCTAACAAAAGAGACTACTAG